The following proteins come from a genomic window of Plectropomus leopardus isolate mb chromosome 11, YSFRI_Pleo_2.0, whole genome shotgun sequence:
- the tes gene encoding testin → MEIEKEVKKMTLGHEFGAGASCLKCKDKCEGFELHFWRKICRNCKCGLTEHNVQMNSEENKKVGKLFEDTKYTGLMAKLKRDGIPGNKGNMVTITLPTSATAYIVPPSASSTVVPPSATAGSVPSAGAAAGSAPSGAQAPPQPQPVPASVAPVKANKVPVAVSASSANVVPVPKDAPMKSVTYEWAPPVANKYLVARYLELLPPERRPVVGTEGATYRRQQMARQLPEHDQDPSMCHELSPAEVKQMQQYVRKYKDEALGVGDVRLPEEMAVVQAGGQGGVGVGAGSAAGARGPGFGPGVGGAGVGAGSGPGAAGSGPMAGAGAGGRGAAVGVSAGSGPGAGGRGGAAGVGAGVGPGGAAAGVSAGSGPGAGGRGGAVGVGAGVGPGGAAIGVSAGVGPGAGGRGAGAGGAGPHSGPGTGPSAGGAMGTTATAGAMGVPGAQLAGLQQQNFSCSHCQQPMRLGEPAVYAERAGYDKMWHPACFVCCTCNELLVDMIYFWKKGKLYCGRHYGDSEKPRCGGCDELIFSNEYTQAEGQNWHLKHFCCFDCDCILAGETYVMENDKPVCQPCYMKSYAVKCSSCQIAVEPEAQRVSYGEYHWHAQPQCFKCSGCSKCLIGQRFMAVQAFLFCSVECKKKTMA, encoded by the exons ATGACCCTCGGGCACGAGTTTGGCGCTGGAGCGTCCTGTTTGAAATGCAAGGACAAGTGTGAAGGCTTCGAGCTGCATTTCTGGAG AAAAATCTGCAGAAACTGCAAATGTGGCCTTACAGAGCACAACGTGCAGATGAACTCGGAGGAGAACAAGAAGGTAGGCAAGCTGTTCGAGGACACCAAGTACACAGGCCTCATGGCCAAGCTGAAGAGAGACGGGATCCCCGGCAACAAGGGCAACATGGTGACCATCACTCTGCCCACCTCTGCCACTGCTTACATTGTACCGCCGAGTGCTTCCTCCACTGTGGTGCCCCCCTCTGCCACAGCTGGTTCTGTGCCgtctgctggagctgctgcaggctCTGCACCCAGCGGCGCTCAGGCTCCACCTCAGCCACAGCCCGTACCAGCCAGCGTCGCACCGGTAAAGGCTAACAAAGTGCCGGTTGCTGTTAGTGCCTCATCAGCCAATGTGGTACCAGTCCCCAAAGATGCGCCAATGAAGTCTGTCACATATGAGTGGGCACCACCAGTTGCCAATAAGTATCTG GTGGCACGTTACTTAGAGCTGCTCCCACCAGAGAGACGTCCGGTGGTTGGTACAGAGGGAGCCACTTACCGTCGGCAGCAGATGGCCCGCCAGCTGCCCGAGCATGACCAGGACCCCTCCATGTGCCACGAGCTGAGCCCTGCTGAGGTCAAGCAAATGCAGCAATACGTCCGCAAGTACAAGGACGAGGCCCTGGGTGTTGGAGATGTTAGGCTGCCTGAAGAGATGGCTGTGGTTCAGGCAGGAGGCCAGGGAGGAGTTGGGGTTGGGGCTGGAAGCGCAGCAGGTGCCAGAGGGCCAGGGTTTGGACCTGGAGTTGGGGGTGCTGGGGTTGGAGCTGGTTCTGGCCCGGGAGCTGCAGGCTCTGGGCCTATGGCTGGGGCTGGAGCAGGAGGTAGAGGAGCTGCAGTTGGAGTTAGTGCTGGCTCTGGACCTGGAGCAGGAGGTAGAGGAGGTGCGGCTGGAGTTGGTGCTGGTGTTGGacctggaggagctgcagctggagTCAGTGCTGGCTCTGGACCTGGAGCAGGAGGTAGAGGAGGTGCAGTTGGAGTTGGTGCTGGTGTTGGACCTGGAGGAGCTGCAATTGGAGTCAGTGCTGGCGTTGGACCTGGAGCAGGAGGTAGAGGAGCTGGAGCTGGTGGTGCTGGACCACATTCAGGCCCTGGGACTGGACCGTCTGCTGGAGGAGCCATGGGTACAACTGCCACTGCTGGAGCCATGGGCGTCCCTGGAGCTCAGCTCGCTGGTCTACAACAACAGAACTTT TCATGCAGTCACTGCCAGCAGCCAATGCGTCTGGGCGAGCCAGCTGTTTATGCCGAGCGGGCCGGCTACGACAAGATGTGGCACCCAGCATGCTTCGTGTGTTGTACCTGCAACGAACTGCTGGTGGACATGATCTACTTCTGGAAGAAAGGCAAGCTGTACTGTGGACGCCACTATGGAGACAGCGAGAAGCCGCGCTGTGGAGGTTGTGATGAG CTGATCTTCAGTAATGAGTACACTCAGGCTGAGGGCCAGAACTGGCATCTGAAGCACTTCTGCTGTTTTGACTGTGACTGCATCCTTGCCGGAGAGACGTATGTCATGGAGAATGACAAGCCTGTCTGCCAGCCGTGCTACATGAAGAGCTATGCTGTG AAATGCTCATCCTGCCAGATTGCGGTGGAGCCTGAGGCCCAGCGGGTTTCCTATGGCGAGTACCACTGGCACGCCCAGCCTCAGTGCTTCAAGTGCTCCGGCTGCTCAAAGTGCCTGATCGGCCAGCGCTTCATGGCTGTGCAGGCCTTCCTCTTCTGCTCCGTGGAGTGCAAGAAGAAAACCATGGCTTAG